TGCAGCAGGGTCGACCCACCTGGATCGCTTGAGGATCGCTTCTGCTTCCGGGACAAGCGCATCCTGAACCCTGGCGGTGACCAGCGAGCCGCCTCGGCGAACGCCTTCGGCATAGACATTTGCGTCCTCGTCAGAGACGCCGGAACTTGTCATCGCGCCGATGATGCCCCCTGTCGCACCGCCGGCAACAGCCCCGGCGGCAGCGCCGGCGGCGGTTGCCGCCAGCCAGCCGGCTGCGACAACCGGGCCAACACCCGGGATCGCCATCAGGCCGAGGCCTGTCAGAAGGCCGCCGGCGCCGCCGACAACCGCGCCAATGCCAGCACCAGTACCCGCCCCTTCGCCGGCATTCGAATGGTCGCCGTGGCGATTGTCTGCATTATTCGAAACGATGCTGATGTCATTGGAAGGAACACCGGCGGATTCAAGCGCGCTGACTGCAGAGCTTGCGTCGGTATAATCATCGAAAAGTCCAGTTACGGTTCTCATGTTCATTTCTCCTGAATGGCTTATTTTTTGCGTCACTTGGCGACGATGTTGCCCTGGTAGTCGAGAGCGATCACGACGGCCTTGCCGTCCTTCATGCCCGATGCCATCCAGATGCCCCTGTCATCCTTCTTGAGGTCTTTGACCTCGGTATATCCGGCCTTCTCAATGCGATCCTTTGCCTGACCCTCGGTGAAGCTGTTGGCGCCTTCCACGGGGGCGGTCGCATTGTTTGATCCAGGCGTTGCAATGGCCGGGGTCTTGCCATCACTTGTCGTTGCGGGCGCCGTCTGGGCGATTGCTGACAATGCTGAAGCGCCGAGAAGCGCTGCGGCCAAAATAAACTTGTTCATGGGAATTTCCTCTCGTGTCGAACCTCTCTGATCCGTGAGCAGAAAACCTCATGCGACCCTATTCGTTCCCCGTTCCAGAACTTAAAATTCGAATGCCCGGCTTTGCCGATTTGCTGCTGGATCACAGGCTTGGCGCGCAGCGGGCTCGTCAATTGTGGGTGGCTTGAGCGATTTCACCGCTTCCAAGCGCTCTATTTGGGCGATGATGATCCGCGCTTCTGCGGAAGCGGTCGTCTATTCGGCAGTCTCCAGAATCGACCAAACTATG
The sequence above is drawn from the Rhizobium leguminosarum genome and encodes:
- a CDS encoding general stress protein codes for the protein MRTVTGLFDDYTDASSAVSALESAGVPSNDISIVSNNADNRHGDHSNAGEGAGTGAGIGAVVGGAGGLLTGLGLMAIPGVGPVVAAGWLAATAAGAAAGAVAGGATGGIIGAMTSSGVSDEDANVYAEGVRRGGSLVTARVQDALVPEAEAILKRSRWVDPAARRAAYTKEGWTRFDDTLDPYSPEQIDKERSRYRL
- a CDS encoding PepSY domain-containing protein, which codes for MNKFILAAALLGASALSAIAQTAPATTSDGKTPAIATPGSNNATAPVEGANSFTEGQAKDRIEKAGYTEVKDLKKDDRGIWMASGMKDGKAVVIALDYQGNIVAK